The following is a genomic window from Candidatus Dormiibacterota bacterium.
CGGGCATGCCAGCGCTGCTCGAAGCGGTGCAGCGGGGCCGAGTCAGCGCTGCGCACCGCCTCGCCGAGCGCCCTGCCCGCGGCCTCGCCGGCGCCGATCGCGTAGCGGATGCCCTCGCCCACCAGGCTGGAGGCGTGGGAGGCGGCGTCGCCGACGCAGACCACCCCGTCGCGGACCATGGGGACGCGCAGCGGAGCCACCGGGATCAGGCCGGCGTGCTGCTCGAGCGGCTGGGCGCCGCGGAGGGTCTCGGCCAGCTCGGGGAGGGCGAGCAACGCGTCGAGCAGGCGCCGCGGGTCGGCGTCGCTGTCGGGGCGCATCACCCCCACCCCGACCCGGATTCGCCCCGGCCGGTAGGGGAAGAGCCAGGCGTAGCCGTTGGGCGCGAGGCGCTCGCCGACGATCAGCCAGCAGGTGCCCGCGGGGGCATGGGGCGCGGCCATGTCGATCTCGGCCCCGACCGCCCGCCGCTCGTAGGCGGGGTGCATCCCCACCGCGGCGGTGAGCACCGCGGCGGTGCCGGTGGCGTCGACGGCGTGGCGGGCGCGCAGCTCGCGGGCGCCGCCGCTGCCCCGGGCCTCGACCACCACCCCGCCGGTCTCGGTGCGGACCCCGGTCACGGTGGTGCGCAGCCGCAGCTCGACCCCCGCGGCGGCGGCCCGCTCGGCGAGCCGCTGGTAGAGGGCGCGCACGTCGAGCACGCACACCACCGGCCGCTCGAAGCCGACCACCGCCTCGGTGGTGGGACCGAGGAAGCGCACCTCGGTGACCGGGTTGTAGAGGCCGGCGTCGACCCCGAGCGCCTCGAGGTCGGCGATGAAGCTGCCGCCGCTGGTGCGGGTGGGGATGCCGAAGGCGCTCTCGCGCTCCACCAGGAGCACCCGCGCCCCCGCCTCGGCGGCGGTGCGGGCCGCGCTCAGCCCGGCCGGGCCACCGCCGGCGACCACCACGTCGTGCATCGGCTGATCATGCCCGCTCACGCCTCCGCCACCGCGTCGGCGACGAGGCGGGCGACGGCGAGGCTGGCGGTGGCGCCCGGCGAGGGGGCGTTGGCCACCGCCACCACCGGGCCGCGACGGGCGAGGACGAAGTCGTCGGCGAGCCGGCCGCGGCCGTCCACCGCCTGGGCCCGCACTCCGGAGGGTCCGGGGACGAGGTCGGCCGCGCTCACCCCGGGGAGCAGCCGGCGCAGCGCCCGGGCGAGCAGGTGGCGGCTGCGGTCGAGCATCAGCCCGGAGGCGCCGGCGCGCCAGTGGCGGGCGCACAGCCGCCACACCGCGGGGTCGGAGGCGAGGGCCCGGAGGTCGCCGCCGTCGACCGCGCCCCTGCGGTAGCCGCGCCGCGACAGCGCCAGCACCGCGCTCGGGCCCAGCCAGACCGCGCCGTCGGCGCGCCGGGTTGCGTGGACACCGAGGAACGGCAGGGCGGGGTCGGGCACCGGATAGATCAGGCCGCGCACCAGCCGGTCCCGCCCCGGTCGAAGCAGCCAGTAGTCGCCGCGGAAGGGCACCACCCGCACCCCGCCGTCCACCCCGGAGGCGCGCCCGATCCGGTCCGACCACAGCCCGGCGCAGAGCACCGCGGCGCCGGCCTCGAGGTCGCCCGCGGTGGTGCGCACCCGCACCCCGCCGGCGCGGGGCTCCACCCCGAGGGCCCGCACCCCGGTGCGCACCTCGCCTCCCGCCGCGGTCACCGCCGCGGCGAGGGCGCGGGTGACCGCGGCGAAGTCGACCACCCCGACCCGCGGCACCACCAGGGCGCGGAGGCCGGCGGCGTGGGGCTCCAGCTCGGCGATCTCCCCGGGGCCGGCGACGCGCAGGCCGGCGACTCCGTTGGCGGAGCCCCGGCGGTGGATCTCCTCGAGCCGGGGCAGCTCGTCGGGGCGGGAGGCGACGATCAGCTTGGTCCGCTCGACCAGGGGCACCCCGAGCTCGGCGCAGAGCTCGCGGAGCGCCCGCGCCCCCTCGACGCAGCAGCGGGCCCGGAGCGAGCCGGGGAGGTAGTGGACCCCGGAGTGGACCACCCCGCTGTTGTGACCGCTCTGGTGGGCGGCCACCTCCGGCTCCCGCTCGAGCACGGTGACCGGACCGGCGCCCCGGCCCAGCAGCTCGCGGGCCGTCGCCAGGCCGACGATGCCGCCGCCGACGACGGCGACGGCTCGGGGACTAGCCGCGGAAGACCGAGCCCAGCGCCTTGTAGACGCCGACGGAGACGGTGACCACGGCTCCCAGCAGGATGACCGGCAGGACGATCACGAAGAAGATGTTCGGGGCGGTACTGGCGAGCATCGGAGCCTCGGTGGCGAACGAGTTGGCGGGTGGTACCCCGTATCGGATTCGAACCGATGATCTCCGCCTTGAGAGGGCGGTGTCCTGGGCCACTAGACGAACGGGGCGTGGGGTGCGCTGGCCCCCGCGAACGATCGTGGAGGAGCGGCAGAAGTATAAGCCCGCTCCCCGAGGATGCAGGAACTCGGTGCAAGCGGCCACAATGCGCCGCCGTGGGCATCCAGCACTGCGTCATCCCCGCCGCCGGCCTCGGCACCCGTTTCCTGCCGGCGACCAAGGCGCTCCCGAAGGAGCTGCTGCCGGTGCTCGACCGCCCGGTGCTGCAGTGGGGGGTGGAGGAGGCGGTCGCCGCCGGCCTCGACACCATGGTGGTGG
Proteins encoded in this region:
- a CDS encoding NAD(P)/FAD-dependent oxidoreductase — its product is MHDVVVAGGGPAGLSAARTAAEAGARVLLVERESAFGIPTRTSGGSFIADLEALGVDAGLYNPVTEVRFLGPTTEAVVGFERPVVCVLDVRALYQRLAERAAAAGVELRLRTTVTGVRTETGGVVVEARGSGGARELRARHAVDATGTAAVLTAAVGMHPAYERRAVGAEIDMAAPHAPAGTCWLIVGERLAPNGYAWLFPYRPGRIRVGVGVMRPDSDADPRRLLDALLALPELAETLRGAQPLEQHAGLIPVAPLRVPMVRDGVVCVGDAASHASSLVGEGIRYAIGAGEAAGRALGEAVRSADSAPLHRFEQRWHARHRRDFAVAYRVNRALTGFVDARWDAAISAIGDTPSWFVTASLRTDFRPRHIARLAITRPRLAARYVRAARG